The following nucleotide sequence is from Metamycoplasma phocicerebrale.
AGACGTTCTACCAACCAATATATCTCCAGCTGAAACTTCTGAACCTACTCTTACTATCCCGTTTTCGTCTAGAAAACGCTTTGAATAGTTTGAAACGTTAGGAATTTCAGTGGTTAATATATCTTCTCCTGCCTTAGAATGTCTAAATTGAATAGTTTGTTCTTCAATATGAATAGAAGTATAAACATCGTCTTTTACTAGTCTTTCAGACAACACAACTGCATCTTCATAATTATAACCATGTCAAGTTGTAAATCCAACTAACACGTTTTTTCCTAAGGCCATTTCTCCATTTTTCATTGATGGACCATCTACTAATAAATCTCCAACTTTGATTTCTTGACCTAGTTTTACTAAAGGAACTTGATGAATTAAAGTTCCTTGATTTGATCTTTCAAAAGTTCTTAAATAATATGAATCAATAGTTTTTGAACCTTCTCTTTTTACTTTAACAACTGCCGCATCAACATAAGTTACAACCCCATCATATTTCGCAACTATATTTGTCGACGAATATTTAGCTATATCTGCTTCTACCCCTGTAGCAACTAAAGGCGCTTCTGGAAAAAGAACGGGCACGGCTTGACGTTGCATATTAGATCCCATTAGGGCACGGTTGGCGTCATCATTTTCCAAAAATGGTATAGCAGAAGCTGCAATAGAAGTCATTTGACGGCTTGAAACACCTACATAATCTACTTCTGAAGCTGGAACTTCTAAATATTCATTATCACGACGAACCATTACTAATTCATCAACAATTACATCATTTTCAATATTAACAGTTGATTGTGCAAATGTATATCCATTTTCTTCAATTGCTGTTAAATATTCAGGTTTAGAAAAATCCACTTTTTTGTTTTTTACTCTAAAGTATGGGGTTTTAATAAATCCATATTTATCTATGTCCGAAAATGATGCTAGGTTAAGAATAAGCCCAATGTTTGGACCTTCTGGAGTTTCAATAGGACAAATACGCCCATAATGAGTTGGGTGAACGTCCCGAACTTCAAATTGAGCTGTATCACGATTTAAACCTCTAGGTCCTAATGAAGTAATACGACGCTTATTTGAAATTTCTGCTAATGGATTACACTGGTCCATAAATTGTGAAAGTTTAGAAGTATTAAAGAATGATTTAAATTGATTAAATATTGGTTTATTATTCGTAACATTCTTTGGTGTAATCTTAACCGTTTCCTTTGTCGAAATTCTTTCACGAGTATTTTTTTCTAATTTTATCAAGCCAATTCTAAATTGATTTTGTAATAATTCTCCAATTGTTACAATTCTTTTATTTACTAATGAATCAGGGTCATCATCAACACCTATATGAAATAGTAAATTAAAGTAATAAGAAATTGTAGCTATTAAATCTGGTATTAATAAAAAGTTTTCAGTTGAATTTGGATCATTACCTAAAACTAATACTTTATTAGTATCATTAATTAAATCGTTTTCTGTAGGATAAATTCACACACGTGAAACATATAAACGATTTTCCAACCCTTCATTTTCTTTTAATTGTAATTGATTTCCATAAACAGTTGAATCTATATCTGGCAATTTTCACAAAGGTAAAATGCCTAATCTAAACTCATCAGCTATTTTTCTAGCTAGTTCTCATGTAATAAATAAGCCTTTTTCATATTTTACTTCTCCATCTTTGTCAACAATATTTTCAGCTAAATATGAATTAGCAAGTCTTTCGGCTATATTTAATTTACGGTTTAATGTAAAACGACCGGTTTCAGTTAAACTATATCTTTTTTCATTAAATAATGTTGATGGAATTAAATTTCTAGCTGAATCAGCTGTCATTCTATCGCCTTTTCTAATTAAACGATAAATAGTTTCTTGAGCATCTTTTGTTATTTCTTCATCAGAAGTACCAGAAGTTTTATCTTTCTTTAAAGTTTCGTTTAATTGAGGAATTTCTCCAAACATTTTTTTAATGCCCTTTTCAGTAAAACCTAGAGCTTTTAAAAAAGTAGTCAATAAAAATGATTTATTCTTATCTATATGAACTTTAACTGTATCAATGATATTTTGACTGTTCTTATGATAAAATTCAACTCACGAACCTATTTGAGGAATAATTTCTACTTTATTAAATAAATCATTAGCTTGTTTATTTCTAACACCAACTCCAAAATAAGCTCCAGTTGATCTAATCAATTGAGACACAATGACTTTTTCCGAACCATTTATTACAAACGATCCTCCATAAGTCATAATA
It contains:
- a CDS encoding DNA-directed RNA polymerase subunit beta — encoded protein: MMRKSQYVLRKFGPITERRDYSISQKKFETPDFLKMQRDSVKDFLEKGVEEELKNIYPIEAHGKVRIEYVEGSAKFQIPKKSEFECIKEAKQKGSSYQGKLTALLKQVNEETGEVSTAEVVFAEIPIMTYGGSFVINGSEKVIVSQLIRSTGAYFGVGVRNKQANDLFNKVEIIPQIGSWVEFYHKNSQNIIDTVKVHIDKNKSFLLTTFLKALGFTEKGIKKMFGEIPQLNETLKKDKTSGTSDEEITKDAQETIYRLIRKGDRMTADSARNLIPSTLFNEKRYSLTETGRFTLNRKLNIAERLANSYLAENIVDKDGEVKYEKGLFITWELARKIADEFRLGILPLWKLPDIDSTVYGNQLQLKENEGLENRLYVSRVWIYPTENDLINDTNKVLVLGNDPNSTENFLLIPDLIATISYYFNLLFHIGVDDDPDSLVNKRIVTIGELLQNQFRIGLIKLEKNTRERISTKETVKITPKNVTNNKPIFNQFKSFFNTSKLSQFMDQCNPLAEISNKRRITSLGPRGLNRDTAQFEVRDVHPTHYGRICPIETPEGPNIGLILNLASFSDIDKYGFIKTPYFRVKNKKVDFSKPEYLTAIEENGYTFAQSTVNIENDVIVDELVMVRRDNEYLEVPASEVDYVGVSSRQMTSIAASAIPFLENDDANRALMGSNMQRQAVPVLFPEAPLVATGVEADIAKYSSTNIVAKYDGVVTYVDAAVVKVKREGSKTIDSYYLRTFERSNQGTLIHQVPLVKLGQEIKVGDLLVDGPSMKNGEMALGKNVLVGFTTWHGYNYEDAVVLSERLVKDDVYTSIHIEEQTIQFRHSKAGEDILTTEIPNVSNYSKRFLDENGIVRVGSEVSAGDILVGRTSPKGEENPTPEEKLMAAIFGQKTASRKDTSLKVKHGHNGTVVDVEVLSREFGDALEDGIEKIVKVSIAQKRKIRVGDKMAGRHGNKGVVSIVLPVEEMPYLEDGTPLDILLNPQGVPSRMNIGQVLELHLGLAAKKLNTKFVTPIFDGITHNQIKEILEEANIDSSGKTVVYDGRTGERFDQPISVGIMYYLKLYHMVDDKMHARSVGPYSLITQQPLGGKSQNGGQRFGEMETWAIESYGAANLLQELLTYKSDNINGRNQLYNSLARRTKLPKPGMPESFNVLAYELRGLGIKLETHDNTYSEDDLEAERIDTKYQQDWDGGAE